The DNA window ctTAATAAAAGATAGGTCAATGAAGTTCCACATTTGAAGTCATTGTTCCAAATTCTTCtaatataagattatttttttttgaaatcctACTTTTTCCTTCTAAtcatattatgtattttttttccatttaaacTACTTTGcctctaaaataataaattgtttgttTGAAAACTTCTCATAAGATTTAATATGAGacattttgtataaaaatctcaatttgatagttaaatatctagatcaatattttaataaaaaaatgacccatctaaatttataaaaaaaaatttaaatgggtatttcttaaaataattaataaaattatataaactttaattttacACTTGTAATATTCAGCTTAACTGTAACTCATAGTAGTAGTAcagtgtgtgtgtgtgagagagagagagagtgaaaaAGGTGAGAGCTTGAAATggaaggaaaaagaaaagggtTGTTCTTTCGTAAAGAATTTGAATGAGATCTGTATCAATGCAACCCAAATGAATTTTTTAACAGAGAAAAGTCCGTCTCTGTCAGCGTAAGAGTCCAGTTGtcgatatataataatatagggTTGTGTTTGCTCGATTTTCTTCCCCAAAGGGCACGGAAGGAAGGTGTGTGGGGAAGAAGAATctagaaaaaaagaagatattAATATCTTAAGGAAGACCCATATCTTTCATTTCATCCAACACCCACAAAAATCCACTCAATCAATCCAAATATACAGTAGCCGAAGATGCGATGTCATTGGGCGAGGACGAAGATACCATATGTTGacaattttctctttctttggcttcactaaaaagaaaatatcttaTCTGCTATGATGTGGGGATATCACTTTCTCTTTCATCTGCCGATTCGGGCCCTATCAGATCGGGAATTTCTTCCTGCACTTTTCTCAAGCTAAGATTCTCTCCACCTGTGCCCGCCGGCAGCTTCTCTTCTTTTGGTTCAATTCTTGAATAAGTCTTCCCTTCAGGTAAGATCAAATTCTCCATTTCTAGGTTTTTGACCTGggtattattatataatcaatCTATCAAAGTTTGCTgcttctgctgctgctgctgctgctgaatAGTTTGTTGCTTTTCAAACAACAGCAGGGAATATGGGTACTGAAATACAAACCAAGGCTTATTTTCTAGGATCAAATCCAAGAAACAACGATCTAAACAACAATTCCATGTTCCTTTATCCCTATCAAAAGAACTTGAAGAATGGGCAGCATTATGACTCCATAAATGGGTATTTGGAGTATTATAGTAAGGAACATTTGAAGAAAACCATTTTGATTCATGAATCCATATTTAGGCAACAGGTTTGAATCTTCATTCTTACctttttatattgtatatagaCTTTGGATGCATTCTGATCATagaatttattgtttatttattcattGTCCAGCTTGAGGAGCTCCATAGACTATACAGAAGACAGAGGGACTTGATGAGTGAAATCAAGAGACAACTGTCAGAATCCGGAACTCAGAATAGTAAGATGGAAACATACTTGAATTTTCGTGATGGAAGTAACGGAAAAGCTCTGAATCTTGAAATCCTGGCTGATGTAGAAGTGAGAATGCAAAATGAAAGAAGCCAGCCAATTATGAATTTGAATGGCATTAGAAAATCTGAACTGTTTTGTGAGTTTCTTGATTTGAATCAGCCTTTTCAGCATGATGGGTCCTCGGGTTCTTTAGCTTCTCTTGAGAGTTTAGGTGATTTGATATCAACGAAAGGAACTTTTTTAGGAGGAAAGAATGAGGGGATCCGCATACAACAACAGCTAACAGAAAATGAAATTGGTAACTTCTCCATTTCAGGTAACCTTGATAGAGATAGGTGGAAACTTCTCCATCATTAATTGTTCTTGATATGTGATGGAGCTAGTTACATTTTATATGCAActgttttaatttgattttcgaGAAATGATTATTGTAAATGTTGTTTTACAAATGTGagattttattacaaaattaataaacataaacttgacttgaataaaaaaattctgTATTTTGCTaaactaaggccttgtttgatctcgGAACCATATGATCTATCCTTCTAAAGAATTGAGTTTTTTAGGTTAAATGACCATTTTATccaaaccttttttttttgaaaaaggttaactattattaaaatgaaCGTAACATTCATTCAAACGTTACAAAAgggaatgaaaaaataaaacaataaataggaaaacaacataagaattttaaatgccTATAAGATTGAAAAATTCCTATCCAGTATAAGCCCATTTTTTTCGGATTGAGGCGAACACGTGTAATATAAATCCAAACCTTTAAAGGTGAACAAACAAATAGAGGTATTTTGGTTGATTGGAAATAATCCACATCAAACAAAgcctaattataattttttgcatcttcttttgtgttaataataaacaaaatttgaagTGATGTAGTTTCTTTGATTTATATTTCTCTCAGGCCAATCAAACCTATTCAAGGCATTGCTGATACAACCCAGTAAAGCAGATAAACATCTGCAAACTTCGTCAAACATTATCAATGGAACAGAACAAGTGCAGAAAAACAGAATTTTCGGGGTGGACATTTCCAAGGGAAATTACGATTCGCAGTTACTGTTTTCTCAGCCCGATCTTATCAATTCTGATTCAACCCTCCTTCCACCTTTCAGCAAAGAGAGGGACAACTCTAACCAAAGTCTTAGCGAGCCACAGTCCTCCAAAAGCTTAAACCCGACATCTCCTCCTAAATCCATATGCCTTATGGGGAAAGGACTCATTGATTTGAACTTGATCCtgaacgaagaagaagaggaagaagatgaaccCCCAGCAGTAACTGAATGTGAAACTGACCCATGTCAGAAACCAGACTCCAATGAGAACCAACTCAAGGAGAAAGACGAAGAACTCGTCTTAACAGCTGCAAATGCAATAGTTGCTATTTCATCAGTTGAAATGCAAAATAGTTCTCATGATTCTCACCTCCCTTGTGTTTCATTAAATTGGTTTGCTGAGATTGCCTGTTCATATAAAGATGAAGAGGACATGCCTAATGGGATGGATTATTTTGAGTTTGTGACACTTAACCTGACCGAGATCAAATCAGATGAATGCTGCTTCTACAAGGAACCGGTTTTTGATAATCAGAAGGATGAAGAAGCAGGATTGGTTAGGCAGCGTCCTAGGAGAGGTCAAGGCAGAAGGGGGAGACAGAGAAAGGACTTCCAAAGAGAGGTATTGCCAGGTCTTATTTTCCTTTCAAGGCATGAGGTGAATGAGGATATTCTAGCGTTTGAAGAGCTTCTTAAAGCCAGGGGATATGCATGGCAGTCTAAGAATGGAAGGAGAAGACGACACTCAGGAGGTTCATCTAGCCCACCATCTGATAATAACAGGGGTATTAGAATGGAAGAGACAACGACTCTACCGAGATGGGGAAGAAGGACTAAACGAATTCCAAGGATGAGATATAAACTTCCAATTTCGATCAGTTGAGAGGAAAAGGGTTATGTGTACATGTCTGTCAAAGACATGCATGGGTTCTTTtatgtgaatgacaatattCTCTTGTAAAAcaggaaagaaagaaagaaacttGTACCCTTTTCATATTTCATGGACCTGTCATAGccttctttttccttttttattttcttttgttgctACAACGGAGGACATTATGTCAATTAAGGAAAATATTACAAGCGTGAATACAGGTTTTTTGTGATATTGTGTTCCCAGACACAAATAAGATGTGATGCTGAAATTGGTGAGTGTTGATGAAAAGTAAGATTTGGAATTATTTAGATTGTACCTTTCTTGATAGAACAaacaataatgaatgggtaAGAGATGTAGTTGATCAAACTGTCATTACATATGATGAGAAATGGTGTTGTATTAGTGAAATGAAAAGTTTGGTTTGTGCTCATTTCAGATTGTTCTGATCATGTGCATAGAGTtgtaaataatatgtataatgtTACTAAAAACGTTATTTTCTGTTGGTCAGATGGTGCAGATGGCAATGCAGAGGAAATGAAGGAAAATATAGATAATATGGTAACTcgaaaataattgaaagatGGTTGAAACTCAATTTGCAAATGCATTCCTCATAATGATGCTAAATTGTGCAAATCGGCAAAGTATaagattcaaaattttttttttcttttcatatgtTCATGGTCAATATAATTATTCAGGTTCTTTTGGGAGCATTGTCAATTTCTTCCACTATTTGGATCATTATGACTTTTGTGTgctaaaaaaatgaagttaagaCATTTCCCATTACATCATTTGCATTCAAGTGTAGTGTTTGATCAAACAATGAATGGTTTTAGAAACATCATTTGGGATGATATCTTACTCAGATTTTATTGTATTTCTGTTTTATTCTTCTTGCTTTGCTAACACATTTCTGTTTTATTCTATCTCAAATCTAAAGTACAAAATGGTATACACTTAAAAAGGTAATTATCTCaactaaacaataaataaacataatttgacTATTTTCACACTCCTCTCAAAGTAACAAGCATATTCTTCAAATCTAGAAGAAGATTTGTGAGCGACTTAGATGCAGTCCAAATGAAGATGTCGAAGTACTTGTTTCCGACTAAAAAATGAGTGACTTTGAAAACAATTGCTAAACAAAATGCCGATGTTTACATTTTGCAGAGATGTGAAGTATAGGTAGAGACAGCGTTGCAGAATTGTTATGGTGGTGGAGATTTTGTAGAGGTGATGTCAAATATTTAGTTGTTGATAAGTTTTTTGAGACTGAATTGAGTTGTTAATTTTAACATCAAGCTTAAGAATTAACTTGggcttaaattattttaagtcagAAGTAAGTGAGTTTTATTTCTTCTCCATTCTTTTAATAGccattataaaatatagaataactTTAGGTCCCAAAACATATAAGCTTTTAGATGTTTTCATATAAATGTAACCAACTTGAAGATTGACGATTCTGTGTAGTAGGTGAGCTAAAGGCCGCATCAATATCTAGGGCAACAAGATGTTGATGATAATGATGCTTATCAGTAAAGAATGAGATGATAATGTCAAGTTTTCTATGAGAAAGACGACAACATTTGTTTATGGATAACTATTGTAAACCTAGGAAGGAATTCACCGTATGCTATTTCCTCAAAAGAAAGACAAAACTCATtctgattgatttttttaactcGTGCTATAATTCAATACTTTGCTCaataatttgttgaaaaaaatgtaACTATTAAAAACCTAGAAAGCAAAAAGGAATAGTAACAAGAATATGCTTGAAACATAAAAAGTAACTGATAATTAAAAAGGAACTATTATGGTGCATATGCTTGAAACAAAATGGTATACACTTGAAAATAAagtaagtaataattttttttctgtaAAATCTCTTCTATATGTCTACTACACAAACAAGGGTACTCTCCATATGTAAACATTTTAAATGGAGAAAGTGAAAAAAGAGATGTTATACCTATTTATACAAGTGAAAAATAGTAATTTTGCTTTGAATAAATTAGAATGATAATATAtctcaattaatatattataatttcttcaaataaaacaaatagcTAATATATTTCAACTAATTTATtctactatttatttattattattatatatataacaattatagaatataaaataatagtttgatTTGACTATTTCCACAGAACCAAGTTAAATGCCattaatgattatatattaatgattataTGAAATCATACACAACcacaaaagaaaatcaaattctATATTACATCCACCAGTAGACAAACAACACTCACCCAACATAGAAAATACATTAAAGAAATCAAAGGAAAGCTAAAATGTCTTAGATTACCACCCTCCCATAAGCTTACTtaagattcttcttcttctgtatTAACAGCTCAAGAACTCCATGTAATGCCTGCTTAGAACTTCCATTACCTTCCCAAGCTTTTTTAGCCTCTTTAGCAACTTTCTTAGACTTGGCCCTCAAACTTTTATCTCCCATCAATTCTCTAACTCGAGC is part of the Impatiens glandulifera chromosome 1, dImpGla2.1, whole genome shotgun sequence genome and encodes:
- the LOC124918753 gene encoding uncharacterized protein LOC124918753 isoform X2; translation: MGTEIQTKAYFLGSNPRNNDLNNNSMFLYPYQKNLKNGQHYDSINGYLEYYSKEHLKKTILIHESIFRQQLEELHRLYRRQRDLMSEIKRQLSESGTQNSKMETYLNFRDGSNGKALNLEILADVEVRMQNERSQPIMNLNGIRKSELFCEFLDLNQPFQHDGSSGSLASLESLGDLISTKGTFLGGKNEGIRIQQQLTENEIGQSNLFKALLIQPSKADKHLQTSSNIINGTEQVQKNRIFGVDISKGNYDSQLLFSQPDLINSDSTLLPPFSKERDNSNQSLSEPQSSKSLNPTSPPKSICLMGKGLIDLNLILNEEEEEEDEPPAVTECETDPCQKPDSNENQLKEKDEELVLTAANAIVAISSVEMQNSSHDSHLPCVSLNWFAEIACSYKDEEDMPNGMDYFEFVTLNLTEIKSDECCFYKEPVFDNQKDEEAGLVRQRPRRGQGRRGRQRKDFQREVLPGLIFLSRHEVNEDILAFEELLKARGYAWQSKNGRRRRHSGGSSSPPSDNNRGIRMEETTTLPRWGRRTKRIPRMRYKLPISIS
- the LOC124918753 gene encoding uncharacterized protein LOC124918753 isoform X1, translated to MGTEIQTKAYFLGSNPRNNDLNNNSMFLYPYQKNLKNGQHYDSINGYLEYYSKEHLKKTILIHESIFRQQLEELHRLYRRQRDLMSEIKRQLSESGTQNSKMETYLNFRDGSNGKALNLEILADVEVRMQNERSQPIMNLNGIRKSELFCEFLDLNQPFQHDGSSGSLASLESLGDLISTKGTFLGGKNEGIRIQQQLTENEIGNFSISGQSNLFKALLIQPSKADKHLQTSSNIINGTEQVQKNRIFGVDISKGNYDSQLLFSQPDLINSDSTLLPPFSKERDNSNQSLSEPQSSKSLNPTSPPKSICLMGKGLIDLNLILNEEEEEEDEPPAVTECETDPCQKPDSNENQLKEKDEELVLTAANAIVAISSVEMQNSSHDSHLPCVSLNWFAEIACSYKDEEDMPNGMDYFEFVTLNLTEIKSDECCFYKEPVFDNQKDEEAGLVRQRPRRGQGRRGRQRKDFQREVLPGLIFLSRHEVNEDILAFEELLKARGYAWQSKNGRRRRHSGGSSSPPSDNNRGIRMEETTTLPRWGRRTKRIPRMRYKLPISIS